From a region of the Sulfoacidibacillus ferrooxidans genome:
- the spoIIIAA gene encoding stage III sporulation protein AA, translating to MPELSAISEVASISKLLPQALRGIIDGLEPNAAGRIEEIRLRALRPFELVGLRDYARPVVTMEQLRHVISAVTGSSYYAVEAQLRYGYLTLPGGHRVGVAGRTVVDEQDHIVTIRDIASLNIRVARQILHCSKSLAPFVLDEWGQLQSILIVGPPMCGKTTILRDLARLLGNGELHPKLSARAVSIVDERSEIAACHQGVPQFDIGQSTDVLDGCPKVQGMYLMLRAMAPHIVMTDEIGSVADVKAILDIARAGVRFIGTVHANSMEDLKQRPALRTLLTQGAIDRFIFLSRRLGPGTVEHVYDRRFREVKRGESDPMANRRS from the coding sequence ATGCCCGAACTATCAGCAATCAGTGAAGTGGCGAGTATCTCAAAGTTACTACCTCAGGCTTTGCGTGGCATCATTGATGGGTTAGAACCGAATGCAGCAGGCAGAATTGAGGAAATTCGCCTTCGTGCACTGAGGCCTTTCGAATTAGTAGGATTGCGTGATTATGCCCGTCCTGTGGTGACCATGGAGCAGTTACGGCATGTGATTTCAGCAGTTACCGGTTCTTCTTATTATGCAGTCGAAGCGCAACTGCGATATGGATACCTTACGTTACCTGGGGGACATCGTGTCGGCGTTGCTGGTCGTACTGTAGTAGATGAACAAGATCACATTGTCACCATCAGGGATATTGCCTCGTTAAACATACGGGTCGCTCGGCAGATCTTGCATTGTTCGAAAAGTTTGGCGCCATTTGTATTGGATGAGTGGGGTCAATTGCAATCAATACTGATTGTCGGGCCGCCGATGTGTGGCAAAACGACTATTTTACGGGATCTCGCAAGACTTTTGGGTAATGGTGAACTTCATCCAAAACTCTCTGCACGTGCCGTTTCCATTGTGGACGAGCGCTCAGAAATTGCAGCTTGTCACCAAGGTGTTCCACAGTTTGATATCGGTCAATCAACAGATGTATTAGATGGGTGTCCTAAAGTGCAGGGAATGTATCTGATGCTGCGGGCAATGGCACCTCATATTGTGATGACCGATGAAATTGGGAGTGTAGCAGATGTGAAGGCAATACTCGATATTGCTCGTGCTGGAGTCCGATTTATTGGCACAGTTCATGCCAATTCTATGGAAGATTTAAAACAAAGGCCAGCACTTCGTACACTCTTGACCCAAGGTGCTATCGACCGTTTTATATTTTTGAGTCGGCGTTTAGGACCAGGGACTGTTGAACATGTATACGATCGAAGATTTCGCGAGGTGAAACGCGGTGAATCCGACCCTATGGCAAATCGCAGGAGCTAG
- the spoIIIAC gene encoding stage III sporulation protein AC, with product MSLELHVIFQIAVVGIAAAILSSLLKQSGRDEIATLVTISALVLVAAVVVTNISHLFLEIRDVFSIQ from the coding sequence ATGAGTCTTGAACTGCACGTTATCTTTCAGATTGCAGTCGTCGGAATTGCAGCGGCTATTTTATCTAGTTTGTTAAAGCAATCCGGTCGAGATGAAATTGCAACTCTTGTAACGATTAGCGCGTTAGTACTAGTTGCAGCGGTTGTTGTGACGAATATTAGCCATTTGTTTTTGGAAATCCGCGATGTCTTTAGCATTCAATAA
- a CDS encoding Asp23/Gls24 family envelope stress response protein, with translation MVPAEIGSSDMGTTQIANEVIAVIAGLAATDVRGVADMSGGVVGGIAERLGRKNLSKGIKVDVSTDERQCSVDLSIIAEYGFRIPEVATEIQDSVKRAIEGMTGLEVTSVNVNVLGISFRHDDGEEREKVRG, from the coding sequence ATGGTACCTGCTGAAATTGGATCGAGCGATATGGGGACTACGCAGATTGCTAATGAGGTGATTGCTGTTATTGCAGGCCTAGCGGCAACGGATGTGCGTGGAGTTGCAGATATGAGTGGTGGCGTAGTTGGTGGAATTGCAGAGCGCTTAGGCCGTAAAAATTTGAGCAAAGGCATAAAAGTAGATGTTTCAACTGATGAACGACAGTGTTCGGTTGACCTTTCGATTATTGCGGAATATGGGTTTCGCATACCTGAAGTTGCTACGGAAATTCAAGATAGTGTAAAACGAGCGATTGAAGGAATGACGGGACTTGAAGTGACATCCGTCAATGTCAATGTGCTTGGTATTTCATTTCGACATGATGATGGTGAAGAACGCGAAAAAGTGCGTGGTTAG
- a CDS encoding SpoIIIAH-like family protein, translated as MVKRQTVWLSTMMVLSLMLIGYYTLGTPASPSTQDVNASGSTSVVPTNANSLGATKTVAKTSTSTAPASKPTSSLANDWFAQTSLDQMQSESKVIQTLQNEISDPHVSQAAASSAYSQLTAIQTQQAEANKIHDLLTSSYPDSLVIFNPQGEVHVWVEASSLSPTSAVKVIDLVSQTLGIQSNQVIVSAHV; from the coding sequence ATGGTGAAAAGACAAACAGTGTGGCTCTCGACAATGATGGTACTATCTTTAATGTTGATTGGATACTATACATTAGGAACTCCTGCTTCACCCAGTACGCAGGATGTCAACGCTAGCGGGAGTACTTCGGTAGTTCCAACAAACGCTAATTCCTTAGGCGCAACCAAAACAGTGGCAAAAACTTCAACTAGCACTGCACCGGCGTCGAAACCTACTTCTTCGCTTGCGAATGACTGGTTTGCACAAACATCGCTCGATCAAATGCAATCTGAGTCAAAGGTCATTCAAACGTTGCAAAATGAGATTAGTGATCCGCATGTAAGTCAAGCAGCTGCCTCCAGTGCTTATTCACAGTTAACTGCGATTCAAACGCAGCAGGCTGAAGCGAACAAAATTCACGATTTATTGACTTCGTCTTATCCGGATTCTCTTGTTATCTTCAATCCACAAGGAGAAGTTCATGTATGGGTTGAAGCGAGCAGCTTAAGTCCTACGTCCGCAGTTAAAGTGATTGATTTAGTTTCGCAAACCTTAGGCATTCAATCCAATCAAGTCATTGTTAGCGCCCACGTTTAA
- the efp gene encoding elongation factor P, producing the protein MISSNDFRTGVTIEYDGAIWRVIEFMHVKPGKGAAFVRTKLKNIRTGGVKEMTFRAGEKVARARIENRQMQYLYADGDNYTFMDTESFEQLSISHDQLEYELNFLKENMNCVVMLYDGAAIGVDLPNTVELEVVETEPGIRGDTATGGSKPAKMETGYSVQVPFFVNTGDHLIIDTRSGLYVSRA; encoded by the coding sequence ATGATCTCAAGTAACGATTTCCGTACAGGTGTTACCATTGAATATGATGGCGCTATATGGCGCGTCATTGAATTTATGCACGTGAAACCTGGCAAAGGTGCAGCCTTTGTCCGTACCAAATTAAAAAATATTCGCACTGGCGGAGTGAAAGAAATGACTTTTCGCGCTGGTGAAAAAGTAGCTCGTGCGCGAATTGAAAATAGACAGATGCAATACTTGTATGCCGATGGTGACAATTATACATTTATGGACACTGAGTCATTTGAACAATTGTCGATCAGTCATGATCAATTAGAATATGAACTAAATTTTTTGAAAGAGAATATGAATTGTGTTGTGATGCTTTATGATGGTGCTGCAATTGGCGTCGATTTACCAAACACAGTAGAGTTAGAGGTAGTCGAAACTGAACCTGGTATTCGTGGTGATACGGCAACAGGCGGTAGTAAGCCTGCCAAAATGGAAACAGGATATTCGGTACAAGTACCTTTTTTTGTTAATACAGGTGACCATTTAATCATTGATACACGCTCAGGATTATACGTTTCACGTGCGTAA
- the spoIIIAF gene encoding stage III sporulation protein AF: protein MIGALSEWLRHLVMIILLAVFLDLILPTTSLQKYVRTVLGLVVMLTMLTPITALIESHFSVDALETNIAGPLFATGFPGQTSSNYQTASGNIAFQNDLSATLREEIQSGLGISLQSVEVETTVNSTGTPIVTGVNATLPLISNKTSKTTVLEEEVKEQIAESLGLPISAVHVSN, encoded by the coding sequence GTGATTGGTGCTTTGTCTGAGTGGCTGCGGCATCTAGTGATGATTATCTTGCTGGCAGTATTTTTAGATCTCATATTACCGACGACCTCATTGCAAAAATATGTCCGTACAGTGCTTGGTTTAGTTGTTATGTTGACCATGCTTACGCCAATAACAGCCCTTATTGAAAGCCACTTTAGTGTGGATGCATTAGAAACTAACATTGCCGGACCGCTCTTTGCAACAGGTTTTCCAGGACAAACATCATCTAATTATCAGACCGCATCTGGCAATATTGCTTTTCAAAATGACTTGTCTGCTACGTTGCGAGAGGAAATCCAAAGCGGGCTTGGTATCTCGTTACAATCCGTAGAGGTGGAGACTACCGTAAACTCAACTGGAACTCCAATTGTGACAGGAGTCAATGCAACATTGCCCCTTATCAGTAACAAGACATCTAAGACCACTGTGTTAGAAGAAGAAGTAAAAGAACAAATTGCAGAATCGCTAGGGTTGCCAATCAGCGCAGTGCATGTCAGTAACTAG
- the accB gene encoding acetyl-CoA carboxylase biotin carboxyl carrier protein: MLRTSEIRELIRLLDETSVHELNIETEDMKLHIKKANVTSLSEPVQRIEVSHATPVSSVQAVAKESDIQNTVVIESPVSQTTSAIEEGLTVIKSPMVGTFYLAPSPTAQNYVEIGTKVTEKTVVCIVEAMKLMNEIEADVRGEIVEVLAENGHLVEYGQPLFRVKLA, translated from the coding sequence TTGCTAAGAACGAGTGAGATTCGCGAATTAATACGTTTACTTGATGAAACAAGTGTGCATGAGTTAAATATCGAGACAGAAGATATGAAATTACATATAAAAAAAGCTAATGTAACTTCTTTATCAGAACCTGTACAACGGATTGAAGTGTCTCATGCGACACCAGTATCGTCTGTGCAAGCTGTAGCAAAAGAGTCAGATATACAAAATACAGTCGTTATTGAATCACCAGTTTCACAAACGACATCAGCGATAGAAGAAGGATTGACTGTCATTAAGTCTCCAATGGTGGGAACCTTTTACTTGGCGCCATCTCCAACAGCTCAAAATTATGTGGAAATCGGTACTAAGGTAACTGAAAAAACCGTTGTATGTATCGTTGAGGCAATGAAATTAATGAATGAGATAGAGGCCGATGTGCGTGGGGAGATCGTCGAAGTATTAGCTGAAAATGGCCACTTGGTGGAGTATGGTCAGCCTCTATTTCGAGTCAAACTGGCATAA
- the accC gene encoding acetyl-CoA carboxylase biotin carboxylase subunit yields the protein MFKKILIANRGEIAVRIIRACEELGIQTVAIYSEADREALHVQLADEAYCVGPTPSKQSYLNIPNIMSVATAVGVDAIHPGYGFLSENADFADVCAAVDIKFIGPSPAAIEKMGDKSTAKATMKQASVPTVPGTEGLIQSEEEAVEVAKKIGYPVIIKATAGGGGKGIRIVSSEDELRQAISIAKTEAGSAFGNSGVYLEKYLVRPRHVEIQIVGDQYGNAVHLGERDCSVQRRLQKLVEESPSPALTEETRAAMGAAAVAAAKAVQYEGAGTIEFLLDEDGSFYFMEMNTRIQVEHPVTEFVTSIDLVREQILIASGEPLSFTQEDVIQRGHAIECRINAEDPDRNFMPCPGKIGTYLTPGGFGVRVDSAAYPGYTVSPFYDSMIAKLIVWAPTRMQAIQRMKRALSEYQIEGIQTTIPFHLRLLEHPAFVEGDINTRFLEMYSV from the coding sequence ATGTTTAAGAAAATTTTAATTGCTAATCGCGGCGAAATTGCTGTGCGCATCATTCGCGCATGTGAAGAACTTGGGATTCAGACCGTTGCGATATATTCTGAGGCTGATCGTGAGGCGTTACATGTCCAGTTGGCTGATGAGGCCTATTGTGTTGGTCCTACACCTAGTAAACAGAGCTATTTAAATATCCCCAATATCATGTCAGTGGCTACTGCTGTAGGTGTGGATGCCATTCATCCGGGGTACGGATTTTTATCTGAAAACGCCGATTTTGCAGATGTCTGTGCCGCAGTTGACATTAAGTTTATCGGTCCTAGTCCAGCTGCGATTGAAAAGATGGGTGATAAATCGACGGCTAAAGCAACGATGAAGCAGGCCTCTGTTCCTACGGTACCTGGCACTGAAGGACTCATTCAAAGTGAGGAAGAAGCAGTAGAAGTTGCTAAGAAGATCGGTTATCCGGTGATTATTAAGGCCACTGCAGGTGGTGGTGGTAAAGGAATTCGAATTGTTTCTTCAGAAGACGAGCTTCGCCAAGCGATCTCTATTGCAAAGACGGAAGCAGGATCTGCTTTTGGAAATTCTGGAGTATACTTAGAAAAATATCTCGTTCGTCCACGTCATGTAGAAATCCAAATCGTGGGAGACCAATATGGCAATGCTGTTCATCTTGGGGAACGTGATTGCTCAGTGCAAAGACGTTTGCAAAAGTTAGTTGAAGAATCACCTTCTCCGGCGTTGACTGAAGAAACTCGTGCAGCGATGGGGGCAGCTGCTGTAGCTGCTGCAAAAGCAGTACAATACGAGGGAGCGGGAACTATTGAATTTTTATTGGACGAGGATGGCTCCTTTTATTTTATGGAAATGAATACGCGCATTCAGGTGGAACACCCTGTTACAGAATTTGTAACTAGCATTGACTTGGTCCGTGAACAAATTTTGATTGCGTCAGGTGAACCGTTATCATTTACACAAGAAGATGTGATCCAACGTGGTCATGCGATCGAATGTCGAATCAATGCTGAAGATCCAGATCGGAATTTTATGCCTTGTCCAGGAAAAATTGGCACTTATCTTACCCCAGGGGGATTTGGGGTACGAGTTGATAGTGCCGCATATCCTGGTTATACTGTGAGTCCGTTTTACGATTCGATGATTGCTAAGCTTATTGTATGGGCTCCTACTCGGATGCAAGCGATCCAGCGCATGAAGCGTGCATTATCTGAATACCAAATAGAAGGCATACAAACGACAATTCCATTTCATTTGCGCCTTTTGGAACATCCGGCATTTGTTGAAGGGGATATCAATACTCGTTTTCTTGAAATGTATTCAGTTTAG
- the spoIIIAD gene encoding stage III sporulation protein AD produces MSILQIVLFGLVGALLITSIREMAPQIAFWITLMVSVFLFLIALQRLTGLLVPIERLAELANVNVLFFATIIKIIGIAYIAEFGAEIARDAGVSAIAGKIELVGKLAILVLAVPIVTAVVETVTHLLP; encoded by the coding sequence ATGAGCATATTGCAAATTGTTCTGTTTGGACTCGTCGGAGCGCTGTTAATTACATCTATTCGTGAAATGGCACCGCAAATTGCCTTTTGGATCACATTGATGGTTTCCGTTTTTCTTTTTCTCATTGCATTGCAACGTTTGACAGGATTGCTTGTTCCGATTGAAAGACTCGCTGAATTAGCTAATGTAAATGTGCTTTTTTTCGCCACAATTATAAAAATTATCGGGATAGCCTACATTGCGGAATTTGGTGCTGAAATTGCACGAGATGCGGGCGTATCAGCGATTGCTGGAAAGATTGAACTGGTTGGGAAACTAGCCATATTGGTTCTAGCTGTACCGATTGTTACTGCAGTAGTTGAAACGGTCACACACTTACTTCCGTGA
- a CDS encoding stage III sporulation protein AB, whose translation MNPTLWQIAGASIVMVGSAVYGRQFSLYFRARPQELRQLAAMLRSLRADISYQRLPLQEAFLHASRQGQAGHALSELFITASEALGHPGSTAFEAWRDALQQHLPKLHLSTEDVHILESLGHSIGMTGVVEQAAQLDAALALLNDRERDAMEERTRYERVYQTLGVLAGVLIVVMLI comes from the coding sequence GTGAATCCGACCCTATGGCAAATCGCAGGAGCTAGCATTGTCATGGTAGGTAGTGCTGTGTATGGTCGTCAATTCTCGCTATACTTTCGCGCTCGACCACAAGAATTGCGTCAATTGGCTGCGATGCTAAGGTCACTGCGAGCGGATATTAGTTATCAACGATTGCCTTTACAGGAAGCATTTTTGCACGCAAGTCGGCAAGGACAAGCAGGTCATGCACTTAGTGAGTTATTTATAACCGCATCAGAAGCGTTGGGACATCCAGGCAGTACGGCATTTGAAGCATGGCGAGATGCTTTGCAACAACATCTTCCAAAACTACATTTGTCTACAGAAGATGTTCACATTTTAGAGAGTCTGGGTCACTCCATCGGAATGACAGGCGTAGTTGAGCAAGCCGCACAATTAGATGCAGCGCTTGCGCTACTGAATGATCGTGAACGAGACGCAATGGAAGAAAGAACCCGCTATGAACGCGTATATCAGACGCTTGGGGTATTGGCAGGTGTACTCATCGTTGTCATGCTTATTTAG
- the amaP gene encoding alkaline shock response membrane anchor protein AmaP, translated as MTLFDRMLLRLFSLLVLVNVCWTVLGVLGVPFVDNSSLSSGSSVIALWVDLGLMIVLSVRFLLYRLARRRPPSFVKDAGTGEIRIGYETVKEIAHRAAKQVRGVERLQTKISADQEGLVVLMDVRSLPAVDVTAMSEQIQELVMTAVRNYTSLAVSKVHVHIVAIAPEAVAK; from the coding sequence GTGACACTCTTTGATCGTATGCTACTTAGACTGTTCAGTTTACTTGTGCTCGTTAATGTGTGTTGGACAGTACTTGGGGTCTTGGGTGTGCCGTTTGTTGATAATTCCTCCCTCAGCTCTGGTTCTTCCGTCATTGCGTTATGGGTTGATTTGGGGCTTATGATTGTATTATCAGTGCGGTTTTTGCTTTATCGACTCGCCCGTCGTCGACCACCTTCTTTTGTGAAGGATGCGGGAACTGGTGAAATTCGTATTGGTTATGAAACGGTAAAAGAGATTGCCCATCGAGCGGCAAAACAGGTTCGCGGAGTTGAACGTTTACAAACGAAAATTAGCGCTGATCAAGAAGGACTTGTTGTACTCATGGATGTGAGATCATTGCCTGCAGTCGATGTGACAGCGATGAGCGAGCAGATTCAAGAGTTGGTTATGACTGCTGTGCGTAATTATACTTCGCTTGCAGTGTCTAAGGTCCATGTGCACATTGTCGCAATTGCACCTGAAGCAGTTGCTAAATAA
- a CDS encoding M24 family metallopeptidase: protein MKHRRDKVWLQLASYEVDGFLTFSPENRRYMTGFSGSSGYVVITAQETLLLTDSRYAEQSAYEAKESTVHLHAAKWMTSLADYIADKKIRRLGFEPESVSFATYQQLAKTIPHVVLVPVVNVIENVRMVKEDSEIATMKIAAEIADAAFTHVTQWLQKGVTERDVALELLVFMQKQGATGVSFDTIVASGERSSMPHGVASDRVIQTGDLITLDFGARYNGYASDMTRTVGIGEVSSRQREIYDVVYKAQTTALSAIHAGMTGQEADTVARDVIVHAGYGENFGHSLGHGLGLAVHEAPRLAQQSQDVLQEGMVVTVEPGVYVSGFCGVRIEDDIVVTKNGSYCLTQSTKDLLIL from the coding sequence ATGAAGCATCGGCGTGACAAGGTATGGTTACAACTAGCCTCATATGAGGTAGATGGATTTCTTACATTTTCTCCAGAAAACCGTCGCTACATGACTGGTTTTTCTGGCTCATCTGGCTATGTCGTTATCACTGCACAGGAGACTCTGTTACTCACCGATTCACGGTATGCAGAGCAGTCTGCATATGAAGCAAAGGAGTCAACCGTGCATTTACATGCCGCAAAGTGGATGACTTCGCTAGCTGACTATATTGCCGATAAAAAGATTCGTCGTTTAGGATTTGAACCAGAGTCGGTCAGTTTTGCTACTTATCAACAATTAGCAAAGACAATTCCGCATGTTGTACTTGTTCCTGTTGTAAATGTGATTGAAAATGTACGAATGGTTAAAGAAGATTCTGAAATAGCTACGATGAAAATTGCGGCGGAAATCGCTGATGCTGCATTTACTCATGTAACGCAATGGTTGCAAAAAGGCGTGACAGAGCGCGATGTAGCCTTGGAATTACTTGTTTTTATGCAAAAACAAGGGGCGACGGGTGTTTCGTTTGACACCATTGTGGCAAGTGGAGAACGATCTTCGATGCCACATGGAGTAGCATCAGATCGTGTCATTCAAACAGGAGATTTAATTACGCTTGATTTTGGTGCGCGTTACAATGGATATGCTTCTGATATGACGAGAACTGTAGGTATTGGAGAAGTAAGTTCACGGCAGCGTGAAATCTATGATGTTGTGTATAAAGCACAGACGACAGCCCTTAGTGCGATTCATGCTGGAATGACGGGACAAGAGGCAGATACGGTCGCGCGCGATGTCATTGTACACGCTGGCTATGGGGAAAACTTTGGTCACTCATTAGGACATGGTCTCGGATTAGCCGTTCATGAAGCTCCCCGACTTGCACAACAGTCACAAGATGTGTTACAAGAAGGAATGGTGGTTACTGTAGAACCAGGGGTTTATGTTTCTGGATTTTGCGGAGTGCGCATAGAGGACGACATCGTGGTGACAAAGAATGGTTCCTATTGTCTAACACAGTCGACTAAAGATTTGCTTATTTTATAA
- the aroQ gene encoding type II 3-dehydroquinate dehydratase, with protein sequence MKKILVLHGPNLNILGQREPTVYGFETLAEIDERLRKKGEELSCLVESFQSNSEGALIDALQCAMRDGTAGCVFNPGAYTHYSIALRDAVAAVQFPVIEVHLSNIYARESFRSHSVIAPVAKGQISGFGSLGYELALLALHAQ encoded by the coding sequence GTGAAGAAAATCCTCGTTTTGCATGGACCTAATCTAAATATATTAGGTCAAAGAGAGCCAACAGTATATGGATTTGAAACATTAGCTGAAATTGATGAGAGGTTGCGTAAAAAAGGAGAAGAGCTTTCTTGCTTGGTAGAAAGTTTCCAGTCCAATAGTGAGGGTGCATTGATTGATGCACTCCAATGTGCAATGCGTGATGGGACAGCAGGTTGCGTCTTTAATCCTGGAGCCTATACTCACTATAGTATCGCATTACGCGATGCTGTCGCAGCCGTTCAATTTCCTGTGATTGAAGTGCACTTATCAAATATCTATGCGCGGGAATCATTTCGTTCACACTCTGTAATTGCACCTGTAGCAAAAGGTCAGATCTCTGGATTCGGGTCTCTTGGATATGAACTTGCACTGCTTGCTTTACATGCACAATGA
- the spoIIIAE gene encoding stage III sporulation protein AE, whose product MKIVRFAVREWYKIAFVFVLIACLHVAPYAYANESMPSVSGLPPPQSTFKDSSTTVPTPLQTATTQYQSVSQNAIEQAWNKLDTQYNGYVPATAEGELVPAFFPGNPSFHYHQLLQGLLRYLLDSLFENARLLGIILILAVLAAVLETVQSAFASQMVAKVAFWVTQMVLVVLAVSSFHDATTYASGAIDTMTAFMYGSLPVVLALIAASGGLTSAATFHPLIVFIVNAMGLIVHNWVLPLIFFSAVLTIVSTLSDRYKVTALAGFIKSVALAVLGLGMSAFLGIMSVQGSLASISDGVALRSAKYVASNLVPVIGKALSDASESIAGASLIVKNATGMASAVLLLLICAFPALKILALSIVYNGSAALLQPLGDSPVISTLSTIGKSLGLVFAAVAAIGLMFFFSIVIAVAATNLTAFVR is encoded by the coding sequence ATGAAGATCGTACGTTTCGCAGTACGAGAATGGTATAAGATAGCGTTTGTTTTTGTACTAATCGCATGTTTACATGTGGCTCCATATGCGTATGCAAACGAATCGATGCCATCTGTATCAGGGCTACCCCCTCCACAATCGACGTTTAAAGACAGTAGCACAACTGTACCTACACCGCTTCAAACTGCAACTACGCAGTATCAATCGGTATCTCAAAATGCAATTGAACAAGCATGGAACAAATTGGACACACAATATAATGGCTATGTTCCTGCGACTGCTGAAGGAGAGCTCGTTCCTGCGTTTTTTCCAGGTAATCCGTCGTTTCATTATCACCAACTGTTACAAGGATTACTTCGCTATCTACTAGATTCTTTATTTGAAAATGCTAGGTTACTTGGGATCATTCTAATCTTAGCAGTATTAGCTGCTGTGTTAGAAACAGTTCAATCCGCGTTTGCATCGCAAATGGTGGCTAAAGTAGCTTTTTGGGTCACGCAAATGGTGTTAGTCGTACTTGCAGTGTCCTCCTTTCATGATGCAACGACTTACGCCAGCGGTGCGATTGACACAATGACAGCCTTTATGTATGGTTCGCTACCGGTTGTTCTTGCCCTCATCGCTGCATCAGGTGGTCTTACATCAGCTGCAACGTTTCATCCCTTAATAGTATTTATTGTAAATGCCATGGGGCTCATAGTACACAATTGGGTGTTACCACTAATCTTTTTTTCTGCTGTATTGACTATCGTAAGCACGTTGTCAGATCGCTATAAAGTGACGGCACTCGCAGGTTTTATCAAAAGTGTGGCCCTTGCAGTTTTAGGTCTTGGCATGAGCGCATTTTTAGGGATTATGTCAGTACAAGGTTCGCTTGCCAGTATATCTGATGGCGTTGCACTGCGAAGTGCCAAATATGTGGCTAGCAATTTAGTTCCAGTTATCGGTAAGGCGTTATCAGATGCGTCAGAGTCGATTGCTGGTGCCTCGCTCATCGTAAAAAATGCAACAGGGATGGCAAGTGCTGTTCTATTATTGTTAATTTGTGCTTTCCCAGCACTTAAAATACTAGCCTTGTCCATAGTGTATAACGGATCTGCAGCATTACTTCAACCATTAGGAGACTCACCTGTGATCTCGACGCTATCGACGATTGGAAAGAGTCTAGGCCTTGTTTTTGCTGCAGTTGCAGCCATTGGCTTGATGTTTTTCTTTTCCATTGTCATTGCAGTTGCTGCCACTAACCTAACGGCGTTTGTGAGGTGA